A genomic region of uncultured Roseibium sp. contains the following coding sequences:
- a CDS encoding peroxiredoxin, producing the protein MSLRINDTVPDFTAETDQGRISFHDWIGDSWAILFSHPKDFTPVCTTEFGVVGQLKDEWEKRGTKVIGVSVDNAEDHRKWKLDIEKVSGATPGFPIIADDELQVSKLFDMLPAEAYLPDGRTPAHSATVRSVFIIGPDKQLKLSMTYPMTVGRNFAEVIRALDALQMSSKGVATPANWNVGEDVIIPPSVNDDDARAKFGDFDAVLPYLRKIKAPT; encoded by the coding sequence ATGTCGCTTCGCATCAATGACACCGTGCCGGATTTCACGGCCGAGACCGATCAGGGCCGGATCAGTTTTCACGACTGGATCGGAGACAGCTGGGCAATCCTGTTCAGCCATCCGAAGGACTTCACACCCGTGTGCACGACCGAGTTCGGCGTTGTCGGGCAACTGAAGGACGAATGGGAAAAACGCGGCACGAAGGTCATTGGCGTTTCGGTCGACAACGCGGAAGACCATCGCAAGTGGAAACTCGATATCGAGAAGGTTTCGGGCGCGACGCCCGGTTTCCCGATCATCGCCGATGATGAGTTGCAGGTGTCCAAGCTCTTCGACATGCTGCCGGCAGAGGCCTATCTTCCCGATGGCCGGACACCTGCGCACAGCGCAACCGTCCGTTCGGTCTTCATCATCGGACCGGACAAGCAGCTGAAACTGTCCATGACCTATCCGATGACGGTCGGCCGGAACTTTGCCGAGGTCATCCGCGCGCTCGACGCGCTGCAGATGTCGTCAAAAGGCGTTGCAACACCGGCGAACTGGAATGTCGGCGAAGACGTCATCATCCCGCCGAGTGTCAACGATGACGACGCCCGGGCGAAGTTCGGTGATTTCGACGCGGTCCTGCCCTACCTGCGCAAGATCAAGGCCCCGACCTGA
- a CDS encoding carbon monoxide dehydrogenase subunit G: protein MQMNDSQRIEAPIQKVWEALNDPDVLKASIPGCEELTKHSDTEMEAKVKLKVGPVKATFGGKVTLNDLDPPNGYTIEGEGSGGVAGFARGGAKVRLEEDGPDATILHYDVDAKVGGKLAQLGARLIDSTAKRLAGEFFTAFAEQVAPSAPQEEAAAEDGAAEAPDQKKGWLGGLFGGKKTEAPAEETAT from the coding sequence ATGCAAATGAACGACAGCCAACGGATCGAAGCCCCGATACAGAAAGTCTGGGAGGCCCTGAACGATCCGGACGTGCTGAAAGCGTCGATCCCCGGCTGCGAGGAGTTGACCAAGCACTCCGACACCGAGATGGAGGCAAAGGTCAAACTCAAGGTCGGTCCCGTGAAGGCGACCTTCGGCGGCAAGGTCACGCTGAACGACCTCGACCCGCCCAACGGCTACACGATCGAGGGCGAGGGCTCCGGCGGCGTCGCGGGCTTCGCCCGAGGGGGCGCCAAGGTCCGGCTCGAGGAAGACGGACCGGACGCGACCATCCTGCACTACGACGTCGATGCCAAGGTCGGCGGCAAGCTTGCCCAGCTCGGTGCGCGGCTGATCGATTCAACCGCAAAGCGGCTGGCCGGCGAGTTCTTCACAGCCTTCGCCGAACAGGTTGCGCCGAGCGCGCCCCAGGAAGAGGCTGCTGCGGAAGACGGCGCGGCAGAGGCCCCCGACCAGAAAAAGGGATGGCTCGGCGGCTTATTCGGCGGCAAGAAAACGGAAGCGCCGGCGGAAGAAACCGCTACCTGA
- a CDS encoding XdhC/CoxI family protein: MKHASIPGPHEGAAPELTNDLQPLMSRLQDASEPFALATVVRTISVTAAKAGAKAVIARDGSIAGGWIGGGCARAAVVKAARASLEDGETRLISLQPEDLLSDLGVEAGEEREGVQFAKNMCPSQGTMDIFVEPVLPRPCLVICGASPVAFALARQAPTIGFDVTVCAPAEDHASFPGANRRIEGLGPDAIGNADTYVIVSTQGRGDLAALEGALSVPVRHVGFVGSRRKISALKEKLREKGFGDPELERIEGPAGLDLGAITPEEIALSILAELLVIRRRGQRQTNIQYI, from the coding sequence ATGAAACACGCATCCATCCCGGGCCCGCACGAGGGCGCGGCTCCCGAGCTGACCAATGATCTCCAGCCGCTGATGAGCCGCCTGCAGGACGCCAGCGAACCCTTTGCGCTGGCGACCGTCGTCAGAACGATATCGGTGACGGCCGCGAAAGCAGGCGCAAAGGCCGTGATCGCCAGGGACGGCAGCATTGCCGGTGGCTGGATCGGCGGCGGCTGCGCCCGTGCCGCCGTCGTCAAGGCGGCCAGGGCGTCACTGGAAGACGGCGAAACGAGGTTGATCTCACTCCAGCCGGAAGACCTGCTGTCGGATCTCGGCGTGGAAGCCGGTGAGGAGCGCGAAGGCGTCCAGTTCGCGAAAAACATGTGCCCCAGCCAGGGCACCATGGATATCTTCGTGGAACCGGTCCTGCCGCGGCCATGCCTTGTCATCTGCGGTGCGAGCCCGGTCGCCTTCGCGCTTGCCAGGCAGGCACCGACCATCGGCTTCGATGTAACCGTCTGCGCGCCGGCGGAAGACCACGCGTCGTTCCCCGGTGCCAATCGGCGGATCGAGGGTCTGGGTCCGGATGCAATCGGAAACGCGGACACCTATGTCATCGTCTCCACCCAGGGGCGCGGTGACCTTGCGGCGCTGGAAGGCGCCCTGTCCGTGCCCGTCCGCCACGTGGGCTTTGTCGGCAGCCGCCGCAAGATCAGTGCTCTGAAGGAAAAGCTGCGGGAAAAGGGCTTCGGCGACCCGGAGCTGGAGCGGATCGAGGGGCCTGCCGGGCTCGATCTCGGTGCGATCACGCCCGAAGAAATCGCCCTGTCGATTCTCGCGGAACTGCTCGTGATCCGGCGCAGAGGCCAGCGCCAGACCAATATTCAATATATCTGA
- a CDS encoding VWA domain-containing protein, with protein MTATLTLSSEEIGAALRQRLAGFVRSLRDSGFRVGLAETRDALLLLQSPAVRKAHMLKRAFRSLFCGRLSDWKVFDELFDAYWTGKGVKSGVKVSGTSTKKSMKTIRELMDAQGTRQDTIAGDVERQPGEEDEDTDDSPSGRREGASIADNLGQVDFRKMQDPEATAKAHELAERLARSMRVRLTRRDKQKRKGPRLDLRKTIRHSIAHGGTPIELIRKGPRQRQLRLVILLDASGSMNNYTAVFTRFVHGMLDNFREAEAFLFHTRLVHVSSALSERDAARALDRMGLMAQGVGGGTKIGEALAEFNRWHAARVIHSRTCVLILSDGYDTGAPDALGEEMAKLRRRCKRIVWLNPLIGWQGYEPTAGGMQAALPHIDLFAPAHNLDSLAALEPYLAKL; from the coding sequence ATGACTGCGACGCTGACCTTGTCGAGTGAAGAGATTGGAGCGGCCCTTCGGCAACGCCTTGCCGGGTTCGTGCGCTCACTCAGGGACAGCGGCTTCAGGGTCGGCCTCGCAGAAACACGGGATGCGCTGTTGCTCCTGCAGAGCCCGGCGGTGCGCAAGGCGCACATGCTCAAGCGCGCTTTCCGGTCCCTCTTTTGCGGCAGGCTGTCGGACTGGAAGGTGTTTGACGAGCTTTTCGATGCCTACTGGACCGGGAAAGGCGTCAAGTCAGGCGTGAAGGTCTCGGGCACCAGCACGAAAAAGAGCATGAAGACGATCCGGGAACTGATGGATGCCCAGGGCACGCGTCAGGATACGATCGCCGGTGACGTCGAACGGCAGCCGGGCGAGGAAGACGAAGACACGGACGACAGCCCGTCCGGACGGCGGGAAGGTGCGAGCATTGCTGACAATCTCGGCCAGGTCGATTTCCGCAAGATGCAGGATCCGGAAGCAACAGCAAAGGCACATGAGCTGGCGGAACGTCTCGCCCGATCGATGCGCGTTCGTCTCACGCGCCGCGACAAGCAGAAGCGCAAGGGACCACGCCTCGATCTTCGCAAGACGATCCGGCACTCGATCGCTCATGGCGGCACGCCAATCGAGCTGATCCGCAAGGGTCCGCGCCAGAGGCAATTGCGGCTGGTAATCCTGCTGGACGCCTCCGGCTCGATGAACAATTATACGGCCGTGTTCACCCGCTTCGTGCATGGCATGCTGGACAATTTCCGCGAAGCCGAAGCCTTTCTGTTCCACACCCGCCTGGTGCATGTTTCCTCCGCGCTTTCCGAGCGCGACGCGGCGCGGGCGCTCGACCGCATGGGCCTGATGGCCCAGGGCGTCGGCGGCGGCACCAAGATCGGTGAAGCGCTCGCGGAATTCAATCGCTGGCACGCGGCCCGGGTCATCCATTCACGCACCTGCGTGCTGATCCTGTCCGACGGCTACGACACCGGAGCACCGGACGCCCTGGGCGAGGAAATGGCGAAGCTGAGACGGCGCTGCAAACGCATTGTCTGGCTCAATCCGTTGATCGGCTGGCAGGGGTATGAACCGACGGCTGGGGGCATGCAGGCCGCCCTGCCGCATATCGATCTGTTCGCGCCCGCGCACAATCTCGACAGTCTCGCAGCACTCGAGCCCTATCTGGCGAAGTTGTGA
- a CDS encoding MoxR family ATPase, with amino-acid sequence MTKTREQLAKALSETGYVADDGLATALLLTDMLNRPLLLEGEAGVGKTEVAKALSRLEDTDLIRLQCYEGLDRSDAIYEWNYQRQLLAIKAREGTGAAAEQVEEAVFSEKYLLERPLLAAIRQEKPPVLLIDEVDRADEEFEAFLLEILSDYQVSIPELGTVEATSIPRVVLTSNGTRELSDALRRRCLYHYVDYPTPDREARILLARIDGLDAALALQIAELMGKLRKEDLTKVPGVAETIDWAAALLGLGTKNLHESRELVFETLACVLKTREDQSRVTQEVTDRLLGKVA; translated from the coding sequence ATGACCAAGACAAGGGAACAATTGGCGAAAGCGCTCTCAGAAACCGGCTACGTCGCGGATGACGGGCTGGCGACGGCGTTGCTTTTGACGGACATGCTGAACCGGCCGCTTCTTCTGGAAGGCGAAGCGGGTGTGGGCAAGACGGAGGTCGCCAAGGCCCTTTCGCGGCTGGAGGACACCGACCTCATCCGCCTGCAGTGCTATGAAGGTCTCGACCGTTCCGACGCGATTTACGAATGGAACTACCAGCGGCAACTTCTCGCCATCAAGGCGCGCGAAGGGACCGGTGCGGCGGCAGAGCAGGTGGAAGAAGCCGTCTTTTCCGAAAAGTACCTGCTGGAACGACCGCTCCTTGCCGCCATCCGCCAGGAAAAGCCACCGGTTCTCCTGATCGACGAGGTCGACAGGGCGGACGAGGAGTTCGAAGCGTTTCTGCTGGAGATCCTTTCGGACTACCAGGTCTCCATCCCGGAACTGGGAACCGTAGAGGCGACCAGCATTCCGCGCGTCGTCCTGACATCGAACGGTACGCGGGAACTCTCCGACGCACTGCGCCGGCGCTGTCTCTATCACTATGTCGACTACCCGACCCCGGACCGCGAAGCGCGCATTCTGCTTGCACGCATCGACGGCCTCGACGCGGCGCTCGCGCTGCAGATCGCGGAACTGATGGGAAAACTGCGCAAGGAAGACCTGACGAAGGTCCCGGGCGTTGCGGAAACAATTGACTGGGCAGCCGCCCTGCTCGGATTGGGAACCAAAAACCTCCATGAAAGCCGGGAACTCGTTTTCGAGACGCTCGCCTGCGTCCTGAAAACCCGCGAGGACCAGTCTCGCGTCACACAGGAAGTCACGGACCGCCTGCTGGGCAAAGTGGCATAG